The following proteins are co-located in the Pseudomonas synxantha genome:
- a CDS encoding LytR/AlgR family response regulator transcription factor gives MNVLIVDDEPQARERLSRLVSELEGYTILEPSAANGEEALTLIDSLKPDLVLLDIRMPGLDGLQVAARLSERESPPAVVLCAAQDEFSAQTLEDSTVSFLVKPVNAEALLKALKKAERPNRAQLAALTQPAAQSGNGPRSHISARTRKGIELIPLSQVVYFIADHKYVTLRHELGEVLLDEPLKALEDEFGDRFVRIHRNALVARERIERLQRTPLGHFQLFLKGLNGDALIVSRRHVAGVRKMMQQL, from the coding sequence ATGAATGTCCTGATCGTTGATGACGAACCCCAAGCCCGCGAGCGACTGAGCCGTCTGGTCAGTGAACTCGAGGGTTATACAATCCTTGAACCGAGTGCCGCCAACGGTGAGGAGGCGTTGACCCTGATCGACAGCCTCAAGCCCGACCTGGTGCTGCTCGATATCCGCATGCCGGGCCTCGATGGCCTGCAAGTGGCTGCTCGCCTGAGCGAGCGTGAATCGCCACCGGCCGTGGTGTTGTGTGCGGCTCAGGATGAGTTTTCTGCACAGACGCTCGAAGACAGCACTGTCAGTTTTCTCGTCAAGCCGGTCAACGCCGAAGCCTTGCTCAAGGCTTTGAAGAAAGCCGAGCGACCCAATCGCGCCCAGCTCGCTGCCTTGACCCAGCCGGCCGCCCAAAGTGGTAACGGGCCACGCAGCCACATCAGTGCGCGCACCCGCAAGGGCATCGAGCTGATCCCCCTTAGCCAGGTCGTCTACTTTATTGCCGATCACAAGTACGTGACCCTGCGTCATGAGTTGGGCGAGGTATTACTCGATGAGCCGCTCAAGGCTCTCGAGGACGAGTTTGGCGATCGCTTCGTGCGCATCCATCGCAACGCGCTGGTAGCCCGTGAACGTATCGAGCGCCTGCAACGTACGCCCCTGGGGCACTTTCAGCTATTCCTGAAGGGACTCAACGGCGATGCACTGATTGTCAGTCGACGCCACGTCGCCGGCGTGCGCAAGATGATGCAGCAGCTTTAG
- a CDS encoding Rsd/AlgQ family anti-sigma factor, protein MLESCQNAQERWGGVHKLIDSWLKARHELVRAFDALGAKPEALGANREPLQDFCGVLVDYVSAGHFGVYEQLTKEAEAFDDQRGLDLAETIYPRIDVITEKLLAFTDLCDAGKCVAEKFKELGALLHERFELEDCLIEVLHNAHKEEAATQV, encoded by the coding sequence ATGCTGGAAAGTTGTCAGAATGCTCAGGAACGCTGGGGTGGGGTGCACAAGCTGATCGACAGCTGGTTGAAGGCACGCCACGAACTGGTTCGGGCCTTTGATGCTCTCGGTGCCAAGCCCGAAGCATTGGGTGCGAATCGCGAGCCATTGCAGGATTTCTGTGGAGTACTGGTGGATTACGTATCGGCAGGCCATTTCGGCGTCTACGAGCAACTGACCAAAGAGGCGGAAGCCTTCGACGACCAGCGTGGCCTCGACCTGGCAGAGACTATTTACCCGCGCATCGATGTGATCACGGAAAAACTGCTGGCGTTTACTGACCTGTGTGATGCAGGTAAATGTGTAGCGGAAAAATTCAAAGAATTGGGTGCGCTGCTGCATGAGCGTTTCGAATTGGAGGACTGCCTGATCGAAGTGCTGCACAACGCTCACAAGGAAGAGGCGGCCACCCAGGTCTGA
- the hemC gene encoding hydroxymethylbilane synthase, which produces MSSREIRIATRKSALALWQAEYVKARLEQAHPGLKVSLVPMVSRGDKLLDSPLSKIGGKGLFVKELETALLENEADIAVHSMKDVPMDFPEGLGLFCICEREDPRDAFVSNTYASLDELPLGSIVGTSSLRRQAQLLSRRPDLQIRFLRGNVNTRLAKLDAGEYDAIILAAAGLIRLGFEERITSAISIEDSLPAGGQGAVGIECRTADSEIHALLKPLDHADTEVRVTAERALNKHLNGGCQVPIACYAVLEGENLWLRGLVGDPDGGTLLTAEVRGPQRDATALGIQVAEELLDKGAGAILQKVYGEAGPQ; this is translated from the coding sequence ATGTCCTCTCGCGAAATCCGCATCGCCACCCGTAAAAGCGCCCTGGCCTTGTGGCAGGCCGAATACGTCAAAGCACGCCTTGAGCAGGCCCATCCGGGCCTCAAGGTATCCCTGGTGCCCATGGTCAGTCGCGGCGACAAGCTGCTCGACTCGCCACTGTCGAAAATCGGCGGCAAAGGCTTGTTCGTCAAGGAGCTGGAAACCGCGCTGCTGGAGAACGAAGCCGACATCGCCGTGCATTCGATGAAAGATGTGCCCATGGACTTCCCTGAAGGCCTGGGCCTTTTTTGCATCTGCGAGCGCGAAGACCCGCGTGACGCCTTTGTTTCCAACACCTACGCATCCCTGGATGAATTGCCGCTGGGCAGTATCGTCGGCACCTCCAGCCTGCGTCGCCAGGCTCAGTTGCTGAGCCGGCGCCCCGATTTGCAGATCCGTTTCCTGCGCGGCAACGTCAACACTCGCCTTGCCAAGCTCGACGCCGGTGAATATGACGCAATCATCCTTGCCGCTGCCGGCTTGATCCGCCTGGGCTTCGAAGAGCGCATCACGTCAGCCATCAGCATCGAAGACAGCCTGCCCGCGGGCGGGCAGGGCGCGGTCGGCATTGAATGCCGCACCGCCGACAGCGAAATCCACGCACTGCTCAAGCCCCTTGATCACGCGGATACCGAAGTGCGTGTCACCGCCGAGCGTGCCTTGAACAAGCATCTCAATGGTGGCTGCCAAGTGCCAATCGCCTGCTATGCCGTGCTCGAAGGTGAAAACCTGTGGCTGCGTGGCCTGGTCGGCGACCCGGACGGCGGTACGCTGCTGACCGCCGAAGTGCGCGGCCCGCAACGTGATGCCACGGCCCTGGGCATCCAGGTCGCCGAGGAGTTGCTGGACAAAGGCGCTGGCGCCATCCTGCAGAAAGTCTATGGCGAGGCCGGCCCGCAGTGA
- the argH gene encoding argininosuccinate lyase, which yields MSTDKTNQSWGGRFSEPVDAFVARFTASVTFDQRLYRHDIMGSIAHATMLAKVGVLTDAERDSIIDGLTTIRGEIEAGTFDWRVDLEDVHMNIEARLTDRIGVTGKKLHTGRSRNDQVATDIRLWLRDEIDLILAEITRLQKGLLEQAERESDTIMPGFTHLQTAQPVTFGHHLLAWFEMLSRDYERLVDCRKRANRMPLGSAALAGTTYPIDREYTAQLLGFDAVGGNSLDGVSDRDFAIEFCAAASIAMMHLSRFSEELVLWTSAQFQFIDLPDRFCTGSSIMPQKKNPDVPELVRGKSGRVFGALMGLLTLMKGQPLAYNKDNQEDKEPLFDAADTLRDSLRAFADMIPAIKPKHAMMREAALRGFSTATDLADYLVRRGLPFRDCHEIVGHAVKYGVDTGKDLAEMSLEELRQFSDQIEQDVFAVLTLEGSVNARDHVGGTAPAQVKAAVVRGKELLASR from the coding sequence ATGAGCACCGACAAGACCAACCAGTCCTGGGGCGGCCGCTTCAGTGAACCCGTCGACGCCTTCGTCGCCCGCTTCACCGCCTCCGTCACCTTTGACCAGCGCCTGTACCGCCACGACATCATGGGCTCCATCGCCCACGCCACGATGCTGGCCAAGGTCGGCGTGCTGACCGACGCCGAGCGTGACAGCATCATCGACGGCCTGACCACCATCCGCGGTGAGATCGAGGCCGGTACGTTCGATTGGCGCGTCGACCTGGAAGATGTGCACATGAACATCGAGGCGCGCCTGACCGACCGCATCGGCGTAACCGGCAAGAAACTGCACACCGGCCGCAGCCGTAACGATCAGGTAGCCACCGATATCCGCTTGTGGCTGCGCGATGAAATCGACCTGATCCTGGCCGAAATCACCCGCCTGCAAAAAGGTTTGCTGGAGCAGGCCGAGCGTGAATCGGACACCATCATGCCCGGCTTCACCCACTTGCAGACCGCACAGCCGGTGACCTTCGGCCACCACCTGCTGGCCTGGTTCGAAATGCTCAGCCGCGACTACGAGCGCCTGGTGGATTGCCGCAAGCGCGCCAACCGCATGCCATTGGGCAGCGCCGCGCTGGCGGGTACCACCTACCCGATCGACCGCGAGTACACCGCACAACTGCTGGGCTTTGACGCCGTGGGCGGCAACTCCCTGGATGGCGTGTCGGATCGTGACTTCGCCATCGAATTCTGCGCCGCCGCCAGCATTGCGATGATGCACCTGTCGCGTTTCTCGGAGGAGCTGGTGCTATGGACCAGCGCGCAGTTCCAGTTCATTGACCTGCCGGACCGCTTTTGCACCGGCAGCTCGATCATGCCGCAAAAGAAGAACCCCGACGTGCCCGAACTGGTACGGGGCAAAAGCGGCCGGGTATTCGGCGCACTGATGGGCCTGTTGACCCTGATGAAAGGCCAACCCCTGGCCTACAACAAGGACAACCAGGAAGACAAGGAACCGCTGTTCGACGCCGCCGACACCCTGCGCGACTCGCTGCGTGCCTTTGCCGACATGATCCCGGCGATCAAGCCCAAGCACGCGATGATGCGTGAAGCAGCCCTGCGCGGGTTTTCCACCGCGACCGACCTGGCTGACTACCTGGTACGCCGTGGCCTGCCGTTCCGTGATTGTCACGAAATCGTCGGCCACGCGGTTAAATATGGCGTAGACACCGGCAAGGACCTGGCGGAAATGAGCCTGGAAGAACTGCGCCAGTTCAGCGACCAGATCGAGCAGGATGTATTTGCCGTGCTGACCCTGGAAGGTTCGGTGAACGCCCGCGACCATGTGGGCGGTACTGCGCCAGCACAGGTCAAGGCTGCCGTAGTACGCGGCAAAGAATTGCTCGCCAGCCGCTAA
- a CDS encoding uroporphyrinogen-III synthase has protein sequence MTDWRVLLTRPAEDSMALGALLSEAGIYSSSLPLLETEALPVTPEQQALFGALQRYCAIIVVSKPAARLALQRLKSTPAPMPWFSVGAATAQILADHGLDVHYPATGDDSEALLQLPALREATARPGARVLILRGEGGRELLAERLREQGASVDYLELYRRFLPAYETGTLMQRIQLERLNGLVVSSGQGFLHLQAMAGPDWPEVAQLPLFVPSPRVYEIARAAGAEKVVDCRGASAAALLVALGSYPVPTL, from the coding sequence GTGACCGATTGGCGCGTGCTGCTGACGCGGCCTGCCGAGGACTCGATGGCCCTGGGGGCCTTGCTGTCCGAGGCTGGTATCTACAGCAGCAGCCTACCCTTGCTGGAAACCGAAGCGTTGCCGGTCACGCCCGAGCAACAGGCGTTGTTCGGCGCGCTGCAGCGCTATTGCGCGATCATTGTGGTGAGCAAGCCGGCCGCGCGCCTGGCCTTGCAACGATTGAAGAGTACTCCGGCGCCAATGCCCTGGTTCAGCGTTGGGGCGGCGACGGCGCAGATACTGGCCGATCATGGCCTCGATGTTCACTATCCAGCCACTGGCGATGACAGCGAGGCCTTGCTTCAATTGCCTGCATTGCGCGAGGCTACTGCCCGGCCGGGTGCAAGGGTGCTGATCCTGCGCGGCGAAGGCGGGCGGGAGCTGCTGGCAGAGCGTTTGCGCGAGCAAGGTGCTAGTGTCGACTACCTGGAATTGTATCGACGTTTTCTTCCGGCTTACGAGACGGGCACGCTGATGCAGCGCATCCAGTTGGAACGCTTGAACGGCCTGGTGGTCAGCAGTGGGCAGGGTTTTCTACACTTGCAGGCCATGGCCGGCCCCGATTGGCCAGAGGTGGCACAGCTGCCATTGTTCGTGCCCAGTCCGCGTGTCTATGAGATCGCGCGGGCTGCTGGCGCAGAAAAAGTTGTGGATTGTCGTGGCGCGAGTGCCGCGGCTTTGTTAGTGGCGTTAGGGAGCTATCCCGTTCCCACTCTCTGA
- a CDS encoding TIGR02444 family protein, producing MCTDLWSFALSTYARPGVEAACLRLQEQGADVCLLLCGAWLEQRGVAYTFERVQALQQLARPWRKQVVEPLRQVRVQWRTMAQQDTQLASLRERVKTLEMEAERALLMRLETLAQAWPINEGVGQYGWLEGLATEAANLDHDALQRLRVVVANT from the coding sequence ATGTGCACTGACCTGTGGAGCTTTGCCCTCTCGACCTACGCCCGCCCGGGTGTAGAGGCTGCTTGCCTGCGCTTGCAGGAGCAAGGAGCGGATGTGTGCCTGTTGCTGTGTGGTGCGTGGCTGGAACAACGAGGGGTGGCGTATACGTTCGAACGCGTGCAGGCATTGCAGCAGCTAGCTCGCCCCTGGCGGAAACAGGTGGTCGAACCGTTGCGACAAGTGCGTGTGCAATGGCGAACCATGGCGCAGCAGGATACGCAACTGGCATCGCTACGGGAGCGGGTCAAGACTCTAGAAATGGAAGCCGAGCGAGCATTGCTGATGCGCTTGGAAACGCTGGCGCAGGCATGGCCTATCAATGAGGGGGTGGGTCAGTACGGATGGCTTGAAGGCCTGGCGACCGAAGCCGCCAACCTTGACCACGACGCGCTGCAGCGGCTGCGCGTCGTAGTCGCCAACACTTAA
- a CDS encoding AlgP family protein: protein MSAKQKPVNTPLHLLQQLSGSLLEHLESACSQALADAEKLLAKLEKQRGKAQEKLHKSRTKLQDAATAGKSKAQAKAKDAVKELEDLLDALKDRQAETRSYISQLKKDAQESLKLAQGIGRVKEAVGKALGARTPAKVAAKPVAKTAAAKPAAKPAAKTAAAKPAAKPAARTAAAKPAAKPAARTAAAKPAAKPAAKTAAAKPAAKPAAKTAAAKPAAKPAAKTAAAKPVAKPAAKTAAAKPVAKPAAKTAAAKPVAKPAAKTAAAKPAAKPAAKTAAAKPAAKPAAKTAAAKPAAKPAAKTAAAKPVAKPVAKPTAAKPAAKPAAKPAAAKPAAKPAAAKPAPAKPATPVAPAATATASTAPTASTGSTPASIAPSTTQTNAS, encoded by the coding sequence ATGTCGGCCAAACAGAAGCCTGTAAATACCCCGTTGCACTTGCTCCAACAACTTTCGGGCAGCCTGCTCGAACATCTCGAAAGCGCATGTTCCCAGGCGTTGGCCGATGCAGAAAAACTGCTCGCCAAACTGGAAAAACAACGCGGTAAAGCCCAAGAAAAACTGCACAAGTCCCGCACCAAACTGCAAGACGCCGCTACAGCCGGCAAGTCCAAGGCGCAAGCCAAAGCCAAGGACGCCGTTAAAGAACTTGAGGACCTGCTGGATGCCCTCAAGGATCGTCAAGCTGAGACCCGCAGCTACATTTCCCAACTCAAGAAAGACGCTCAGGAAAGCCTGAAGCTGGCCCAGGGCATTGGTCGTGTGAAGGAAGCCGTAGGGAAAGCGCTGGGTGCTCGTACCCCTGCAAAAGTTGCAGCCAAGCCGGTTGCGAAAACTGCTGCTGCGAAACCAGCCGCCAAGCCAGCTGCCAAAACCGCTGCTGCGAAACCAGCCGCCAAGCCAGCTGCCAGAACCGCTGCTGCGAAACCAGCCGCCAAGCCAGCTGCCAGAACCGCTGCTGCGAAACCAGCTGCCAAGCCAGCGGCTAAAACCGCTGCTGCGAAACCAGCCGCCAAGCCAGCGGCTAAAACCGCTGCTGCGAAACCGGCCGCCAAGCCAGCGGCTAAAACCGCTGCTGCGAAACCGGTCGCCAAGCCAGCGGCTAAAACCGCTGCTGCGAAACCGGTCGCCAAGCCAGCTGCCAAAACTGCTGCTGCGAAACCAGTCGCCAAGCCAGCGGCTAAAACTGCTGCTGCGAAACCAGCCGCCAAGCCAGCGGCTAAAACCGCTGCTGCGAAACCAGCCGCCAAGCCAGCGGCTAAAACCGCTGCTGCGAAACCAGCCGCCAAGCCAGCTGCTAAAACTGCTGCTGCGAAACCAGTCGCCAAGCCAGTTGCTAAACCTACTGCCGCGAAACCAGCCGCCAAGCCAGCTGCGAAACCTGCTGCCGCGAAACCAGCCGCCAAACCCGCGGCTGCAAAACCAGCACCCGCCAAGCCAGCCACTCCAGTAGCACCTGCTGCCACTGCGACCGCTTCAACCGCTCCAACCGCATCGACCGGCAGCACCCCTGCATCGATAGCGCCAAGCACCACCCAAACCAACGCTTCTTAA
- a CDS encoding heme biosynthesis protein HemY, with protein sequence MKRFYVILVLAIAVALALGVGISKHTGYVLITYPHLLHYESSLWATLVAVFAIGLAIYLVRVLLSLVTTSSGVVNPWSRRNRSRRVQIAIEQGQMDLAEGRWASAERHLHRAAEAERQPLLYYIGAARAANEQGRYEESDGLLERALERQPQAELAVALSHAQLQMDRGDTEGALVTLQAMHERHPHNAQVLRQLQRLHQQRGDWSSVIRLLPELRKDKVLPAGELAELERRAWGENLSLAAQREEQGEAGLQSLERAWEQLTSAQRQQPQLVLAYADQLRRLGADAKAEEVLRGTLKRGYDSHLIRLYGLLRGSDPARQLKFAEGWLKDHPGDASLLLTLGRLCLQNSLWGKARDYLESSLQVQRNPEACAELARLLAQLGDTERSNQLFQEGLGLLDNRLLSSPLPVPVRV encoded by the coding sequence ATGAAGCGTTTCTATGTGATCCTGGTGCTGGCGATTGCGGTCGCACTGGCGCTGGGTGTGGGCATTTCGAAACACACCGGCTACGTGCTGATTACCTATCCCCATTTGCTGCATTACGAATCGAGCCTGTGGGCTACCTTGGTGGCGGTATTTGCCATCGGCCTGGCGATCTACCTGGTGCGCGTGTTGTTGAGCCTAGTCACCACATCCAGTGGCGTGGTCAATCCCTGGTCGCGGCGCAACCGCAGCCGCCGTGTGCAGATTGCTATCGAGCAAGGCCAGATGGACCTTGCCGAGGGCCGCTGGGCCAGCGCCGAACGGCATTTGCACCGCGCCGCGGAAGCAGAGCGCCAGCCGTTGTTGTATTACATCGGCGCCGCCCGTGCGGCCAATGAGCAGGGCCGTTATGAGGAGTCCGATGGCTTGCTCGAGCGCGCCCTGGAGCGCCAGCCCCAGGCCGAACTGGCGGTTGCACTGAGCCATGCGCAATTGCAGATGGACCGAGGCGATACTGAAGGCGCCCTGGTTACCTTGCAGGCGATGCACGAGCGTCATCCGCATAACGCGCAGGTGCTACGACAGTTGCAACGCCTGCATCAGCAGCGTGGCGATTGGTCGTCGGTGATTCGCCTGTTGCCTGAACTGCGCAAGGACAAAGTGTTGCCTGCGGGTGAGCTGGCCGAGCTGGAGCGTCGCGCCTGGGGCGAGAACCTCAGCCTGGCTGCCCAGCGTGAAGAGCAAGGTGAAGCGGGCTTGCAGTCCCTCGAACGGGCCTGGGAGCAATTGACTTCGGCCCAGCGCCAGCAGCCACAGCTGGTGCTGGCGTATGCCGACCAGCTACGTCGACTTGGCGCGGATGCCAAGGCCGAGGAGGTACTGCGTGGTACGCTCAAGCGCGGCTATGACAGCCACTTGATCCGGCTGTATGGCCTGCTGCGCGGCAGTGATCCTGCACGTCAATTGAAGTTTGCCGAAGGCTGGCTCAAGGATCATCCTGGCGATGCCAGTTTGCTGTTGACGCTGGGCCGCCTCTGCCTGCAAAACAGTCTGTGGGGCAAGGCACGGGACTATCTGGAAAGCAGCCTGCAAGTGCAGCGTAATCCTGAAGCCTGCGCCGAGCTGGCCCGCCTGCTGGCCCAGTTGGGCGACACCGAGCGCAGCAACCAATTGTTTCAGGAAGGCCTGGGGTTGCTGGACAATCGTCTGCTGTCCTCGCCGCTGCCAGTCCCTGTGCGAGTTTGA
- a CDS encoding uroporphyrinogen-III C-methyltransferase, with translation MSETALPKDEAQPALDAPVETPVSAPRRGNGLAIVALLLGAAGVAAGGWGIWQVRALQASSQHQLGQVQALDDQSQSLKQSQQQLAARLAQLPGADELEERRRLVAQLQGDQQRLNQRLETVLGASRKDWRLAEAEHLIRLASLRLSALQDINSAQSLVQGADEILREQSDPGAFAAREQLAKSLAALRSTEQPDRTGLYLQLAALRDQVVQLAAIAPEYQLTEPSSQGRPTSDTENWLSQWWEQVSRYFRIDFNPDDNIRPLLAGQGLNQVRLALSLALEQAQWAALNGESAVYSRSLGEARSVLQDNFNQDNPQSKAMLARIAELEPKAVSVVTPDLAASLAAVQAYLERRHQSADDAKASAGQPATQE, from the coding sequence GTGAGCGAAACAGCCTTGCCTAAAGATGAAGCTCAGCCCGCGCTCGATGCGCCGGTCGAGACACCGGTCAGCGCGCCACGCCGTGGCAATGGCCTAGCCATTGTCGCCTTGCTGCTGGGCGCTGCGGGCGTAGCCGCCGGCGGCTGGGGGATCTGGCAGGTCCGCGCCCTGCAAGCCAGCAGCCAGCATCAGCTGGGCCAGGTGCAGGCCCTGGATGACCAATCCCAGAGCCTCAAGCAAAGCCAGCAACAGTTGGCCGCTCGCCTGGCGCAGTTGCCGGGCGCGGATGAGCTTGAAGAGCGCCGCCGCCTGGTTGCCCAACTGCAGGGTGATCAGCAGCGCCTGAATCAGCGTCTGGAAACCGTATTGGGCGCCAGCCGCAAGGACTGGCGGCTGGCCGAAGCCGAGCACCTGATCCGTCTGGCCAGCTTGCGCTTGTCCGCCTTACAAGACATCAACAGCGCTCAGTCGCTGGTCCAGGGCGCCGACGAAATTCTTCGCGAGCAGAGCGACCCAGGCGCTTTCGCCGCGCGCGAGCAACTGGCCAAGAGCCTGGCCGCGCTGCGTAGCACCGAGCAACCGGATCGTACCGGCCTTTACCTGCAGCTGGCGGCCTTGCGTGACCAGGTCGTGCAGTTGGCGGCGATTGCGCCGGAGTATCAACTCACCGAGCCTTCCTCCCAAGGGCGTCCTACCAGCGATACGGAGAACTGGTTGAGCCAGTGGTGGGAGCAGGTTTCCCGTTACTTCCGCATCGACTTCAACCCGGATGACAACATCCGCCCATTGTTGGCGGGCCAAGGCTTGAACCAAGTGCGACTGGCCCTGAGCCTGGCGCTGGAGCAAGCACAATGGGCCGCACTGAATGGCGAATCGGCGGTGTACAGCCGCTCGCTGGGTGAAGCGCGTAGCGTGTTGCAAGACAACTTCAACCAGGACAACCCGCAGAGCAAGGCGATGCTGGCGCGTATCGCTGAACTCGAACCCAAGGCCGTTTCGGTGGTGACGCCAGACCTGGCGGCGAGCCTGGCCGCAGTGCAGGCGTACCTCGAACGTCGTCATCAGTCTGCCGATGATGCCAAGGCCTCGGCTGGCCAACCGGCGACCCAGGAGTAG
- a CDS encoding FKBP-type peptidyl-prolyl cis-trans isomerase has protein sequence MSRYLFLVLGLVICVADASDQPSSKTTASDPHDLAYSLGASLGERLRQEVPDLQIQALVDGLRQAYQGKPLALDNVRIEQILAQHEAQNAADAQIPQSEKALAAEQQFLTQEKAVTGVRELADGILLTELAPGTGNKPLASDEVQVKYVGRLPDGTVFDKSTQPQWFRLDSVISGWSSALQQMPVGAKWRLVIPSPQAYGADGAGELIPPFTPLVFEIELLGIRH, from the coding sequence ATGTCGCGTTACCTTTTTCTAGTGCTTGGCTTAGTGATCTGCGTAGCCGATGCGAGCGACCAACCGTCGTCAAAAACCACTGCCTCGGATCCGCATGATCTTGCCTATAGTCTCGGCGCAAGCCTCGGCGAACGGTTGCGCCAGGAAGTCCCTGACCTACAGATTCAGGCACTGGTGGACGGCCTCAGGCAGGCCTACCAAGGCAAGCCGCTTGCGCTGGACAACGTTCGTATCGAACAGATACTCGCCCAGCACGAAGCACAGAACGCCGCCGACGCCCAAATCCCTCAAAGCGAAAAAGCGCTCGCCGCCGAACAACAATTTCTGACTCAGGAAAAAGCCGTCACTGGCGTGCGCGAATTGGCAGACGGGATCCTGCTCACCGAGCTGGCGCCTGGCACAGGCAATAAACCGCTGGCCAGCGATGAGGTGCAGGTGAAATACGTGGGGCGACTACCCGACGGAACTGTCTTCGACAAAAGTACGCAGCCGCAATGGTTTCGCCTGGACAGCGTAATCAGCGGTTGGAGCAGTGCGTTGCAACAGATGCCGGTGGGTGCGAAATGGCGCCTGGTAATTCCTTCACCCCAGGCCTATGGCGCAGATGGGGCGGGTGAGTTGATCCCACCCTTTACTCCTTTGGTGTTTGAGATTGAACTGCTCGGCATTCGCCACTGA
- a CDS encoding disulfide bond formation protein B, with amino-acid sequence MSLAPLRSLFFLAFMAGALTLGASFYLEYGALLQPCFLCQVQRLLLATFTLINLVAALYNPGRLGVCLYGLASMGCALLGAITAGRQVLLQSMPPGQVRDCWPNLQSMIESLSFWQAMRAVFNGTVDCVEITWTLFELSLPEWSLLFFVTMLILGSMQFSRLLFCRHLRPAGP; translated from the coding sequence ATGTCTTTGGCCCCTTTACGCTCTTTGTTTTTCCTGGCGTTCATGGCAGGTGCGCTGACGTTGGGCGCGTCCTTTTATCTGGAATATGGCGCGCTGCTACAGCCTTGTTTTTTATGCCAGGTACAACGCCTGTTGCTTGCCACGTTTACGTTGATCAACCTGGTCGCTGCTCTTTATAACCCTGGGCGCTTGGGCGTTTGCCTGTATGGGCTGGCGAGCATGGGATGTGCGCTGCTTGGCGCCATTACCGCGGGGCGCCAAGTGCTATTGCAGAGTATGCCGCCAGGCCAGGTCCGGGATTGCTGGCCCAACCTGCAATCCATGATTGAGAGCCTGTCGTTCTGGCAGGCCATGCGCGCAGTGTTCAACGGCACTGTCGATTGCGTCGAAATCACCTGGACGCTATTTGAACTGAGCCTTCCCGAGTGGAGCCTGTTGTTCTTCGTAACCATGCTGATCCTGGGCTCCATGCAATTTTCAAGGTTGTTATTTTGTAGGCATTTGCGCCCTGCAGGGCCATGA